The window aatcaattggattagGTCATCAacgtacttccattaccggttctgagaatcagTCCGGtatttgtcttgtaatctgtcagcctgatctgtctcaactaaatgtcaatctaatttgtcttggagtagaataattaaaaaggttacgggacacttgattatttaaactaagtttaaattataaagaaaataaatttaaaaataagttttaaaagataaaagaaaataaagtataaaataaacttagtcaaatctataaaataaatttgattatatttaaaaaataaattcaaataaattcataataaactgaataagtttagaataaatttatttcaaattcatttggtaaatatattaaaatttattagataaatttaatttttgaaaatattcaagtgtctcgtctctaATTAAATCACTACTTTctgaacaaatcaaattgaacccttgaacttgaacttatatccataatcaataaaatcctctaacatttatattctagattttaacttaaatttaaatcataaactatacaaatttaaataataaatttataaaaatttatgataaacttgataaagtctaagagtaaactttacaagtctaaaataaatttaagcaaatttattaaatgaatttagtaaagtttataaagtaaatttaattaagtttataagataaatttaattaattcataataaactcaattaataagtttaaaataaattaagtcaaatttataaaataaaatttttttttaaaatttaaagtataaatttataagtcccggtccaaagttcagtatccgacagataatctttacttaggcctacggacaaattcagcaacacaaaccggaagaacatttcccctaatcaaatatcaaaagctaggttcttgattttccgtacgataaggatcctgatttgtatatcaatcaacctcgctctgataccaattgttaggtccaaagtatcgtagaagggggggttgaatacgatactcactacaatttaaaattctttcgaatcttgcggataaataaattgcagtcctgtaatgggtttcgtgttccggatatttattgggtcggtttctgaggatatgaaaatattaaaccaacacacaatattttccaaggtatatctgtatattgataaatacctcgaaggtgctataaatccaaacccgaaggttggctgcagagactacaatacactctacacacaaacgcctatcaaaacagatgttctatctaagctctcgtatgtgtgtagtgtgtgccctttacaaagtgtgtaatgtgggtagttgtagttgtgtgttcaaaatgaaacacaaagcctctatttatagactttggggaacaaactcagcttgtgcttgcgcttggcgcaaggaagctctCCACCAATCAGAATATAGCTACCTCGTTCCATCCTTCCTCGTTCCTCCTTTaacttgcgccaaaacaattcaaaagaattgtttaaatgaatcaaccggcgcaaggaagaaattaaacatgaattccttcctcgttccagttgaaacaattcaaaagaattgttaATATGgaaattggcgcaaggaacacTGCACTTGGCGCAAGGagagatttttaatataaatccttccttgttccattttggcgcaaggaaagatTTAAGTACtaaatccttccttgttccattttggcgcaaggaaagatTTAAGTACtaaatccttccttgttccattttggcgcaaggaaagatTTAAGTACtaaatccttccttgttccattttggcgcaaggaaagatTTAAGTACtaaatccttccttgttccattttggcgcaaggaaagatTTAAGTACtaaatccttccttgttccattttggcgcaaggaaagatTTAAGTGTAaaatcttccttgttccaaaaaTAGAACGGGCTAGtacacttatacatatatatatatgtgtgtgtgttacaTATATACGTATAAGTATTTACTAATCAATTTGGAGGATGCtttgccttgacttgattaagtgATCCTTGACTGGATTcttcgaatccaattcacacgtactgacgtcctgtgcactggtctggttcacgaacgactaatacagaattaattctccgtcttcttttcttgagtacatacttaatcagtcacaccagacttgagtattgcttcaatttgttgattataaataaccaaccaagatatcctgaaatatcttgcttcaggggttgcactgaaatctttcgagtacttggacaacatcttcattgcttccacaatcttgaatacttcaatctttattcttcactgaggcatgaacatattaatgaacttcttccagtgaacttattccttcaagactgtagatggcttcttcaacctttgtcttcgtatcttccgatttcggtgcaggcgtagtgttatttacttgtcctgttctattgttgagttatcatccctatgtaacagatagggttgtctttacatttagacttacaaactttataccttctggacttctggacgtgctacaaaagattatttgtacactgaggcttgaacatattaatgaacttcttccagtggtgtgcagcagcatcctgaaattcttcagacatataatttcaataaatcacttgacgttcttcgtacggattccttcaacagtacttgctatttaacttgcattcttatcagagttgagttggtacctctttaattacaaataggctaaacatatgcctttcacagtCTGATAGAGTGACTTGTACTTGGCCATATATCAGAGCTTTAAACTTGCGCTAAAGTCAATGGCTGCGCCTAGACTCAGAGTCAAATGTTGTGCCATAGAGTGATAAGGGAGACATGGTGACTTAGAGAAAATCTAAGTCATTCCTGAAACTTGCGCCTTGTACAGTGAGAGTCCTCACTGTTATCTCTCTTCTGACCCATGCATTGATTCAAACTTGTGCTTCAACAGTGAAGAACTCCTTTGTTGTCACTCTTCCgtgacttaaaatataaatcaagttGGGCCATACAGTGGCCATACTTTGTCCTTGTGTGAAACCCTAGCTCATGAGAGACACATGACAtcacatgcacatgcaaacTCTAGGTTGTAGtagacacatgacatcatctccatgcatgcatataatatataatctaatatattatgttgtgtttatattaataaataaaaaaatatataaatatatacacacatatatatattatttatatgaacatataataatatatatatatatatatatatttaaatatattctcatatattctcatatatataatatataattatatgtaaatacaaatacaaatatatatatataaatatatatagagatatatatatagttatttataaatataaatataaagaaaaaaatatatataaatatatacatatagtaatatatatatacacatatatttaaatatattctcatatatttaaatatatataatatacatataactatgtgtaaatataaatataaatatatatatagagatatatataactctctccaaatatataatatatttatgcacataatacaatatatatatacacttgattatataaatgtttatgtaaaatatatatatacatatactatatgcatatatatttatttaaatatatatacatataaatatacatatacatatgtttaaaaacatatatacacatatattatatatattatatttaattaaatatacatatatacatatatatatatataaatatatttgtacatatacaaatatataagtgcacacatatatagaaATGTCACTTCCCCATATGGATCTGTGTGGAacctttgacatatggcatttgagtagagacttggcatagcttgcagagactaggcatttggcttggcttgctttggaacaaatgacttgttaacttgatcaatttcttcgattgataaatatatactatGCATAACTCCGTACGTGTTGAcacttagtgcactggtctggttcacaagcgactaacactaaagtcaaacattgtaccgtctttgtcagcaaacattgatcagtcggttccgggttagtttatgcttcagtttgttgattataaataaccaaccaagatatcctgaaatatcttgcttcagggattgcactgaaatctttcgagtacttggacaacatcttcattgcttccacaatcttgaatgcttcaatctttattcttcactgaggcatgaacatattaatgaacttcttccagtgaacttattccttcaagactgtagatggcttcttcaacctttgtcttcgtatcttctgatttcggtgcaggcgtagtgttatttacttgtcctattctattgttgagttatcatccctatgtaacagatagggttgtctttacatttagacttacaattaTTGctagattattttttatatataattattgcaAGATTATATTACTTAAATGCATAAATAGAAGTTTAATATGGCATGAGCGATATATTAGTCCTCGAAAATCCCAATGAGATTGCTGTGCGATATATTAGTCCTCGAAAATCCCAATGAGATTGGTGCACGATCTGATCATATTCTaatccaaatattatatttgattttttcaaTTAAGAATATCGGCATTAGTGATTAACGTATCTTTATCCTAGAAATTAGTGCTTAAAATGTGGAACAAAATTATACACTTTATATATTCCGAAAAACTCATCCATCTACCTGTAATGCAATCTCTATATCGGTTAGTTTAGCCTATCATGAGtacttaattttcattttttcaagaGTCATAATTCatagtataaattataataagaatAATTCGATTAAATACTGTAATATCGTTCTTTTGGATGAAGatgtaaatttaataaaaaaaataggctgataatgtattatttatttttcctatttgttaaaattaaaaatgttaaCATTTTCCAATTTATAACTATAActccatttaaaatatattattatattatagttgtTTGTACCGTTAGAAACTGCCTATGATGATGCACTTGTGGAACATATTTTGTAGAAaatgattatttaaatatatttataatattcacCTTTTATTAAACATTATGCCCCAACTTGTTGGTTGTAATTAACTAACTTAGAGATATTTACTTTATATAAGAATAAGAGATGGTGTTTCTCATCATTTTTCATCTTACTGGATACGAATCTGACTTcttcacataatataatatcagTCCGTAATTCTTCCTTCAGTTGTACCTTTTAGAGTTTTTGCATGCTGCATAACTGTCTAATTCAAAGAATATGATGCAAGCAATGtgtgcttatatatatatatatatatctctgtgtgtgtgtgtgtgtgttgtttaCAGGTAAAAGTAGGAGGTTCCGTGCAAAACAAGGGTTGGGCAATTGAAAACGTTGCTTTCAAAGATGCTTTAGAGCCTGAAAAAGTAAGGATCAAaggttttaaaatgaaaaagattGAACAGCCGGAGAAAAATTACAGTGAACCTGGGAAGTTTTCCCTAAAGCCCTGAGGTTACATTTCCAAAAAGTATAGCTTATACTCTTTTTCTAAGATGATTTGCTTGTTCTTCAATCTTGAGCTGtacattattattttcattttaaactTCACTAGAAAATAAGGTTTTTTTGTCAGAAGTTCAATTTGTTTGTAATGGGGTGGTTGGTTTTTATTGAGCAAGAGTATAGTTGGTGAAATGccgattttctttctttttcatattttttttttcttttttcgaaATCTTTACCCTGAAATTTGTAAGCATCATTGTGCGGGAAAATTAGTATAGGGTTCTGATATATGGAAGtgaattacttttattttcagAGGTGATTACTATTTACTCTGCTCATATagcaattttgaattttattcaaatatagaGAGGGATTAAGAAGTGACTTAATGAGATGAAACGTTATTTGCGAATGTAAATTATACTTTCCTTGACTTCTCATTTTTGTAAGAGGgaaacttattattattttcttaatttctcGAAGATGAAAATTTATGCAGACATTTTGTACATACATGTTCCAGCTACCAAGGAAAATTGACAACGGACTAACCTTTTGGTCCCAAGATCCTATATAGAGACAAGGGGTGTGACATAATATAATGACATTACAAATTCATTTATCAATTATAATCCAATTATTTACTTTAAATAATAAGtcaattattttaagttaaagTCAACAGTCTTCCTGTTCTATAAATTATTgaccaaaaattaaaatgattaccgatcaattttttttcatttagtCGTAGCAAATAATACTGAATTGGATATGTTGAAGACAATATTTTTCCACatatatttatctaaatatAGTTCATAGAAAAATGATCGTATTGCTCGGGTTAACAAGATCTTCAGTTATGGCAACAGAGaaggaaaaacaaaaaaaaatcgatCTGCAAATCTTTCTTTGATATGCATCAGCGGATTAATAAATTGATAGATCATTTCCAATCATAGAAGCTTTTAGCTAAAAGCTGAGTTTAcgtatcaaaattaaaaaatatggtCAACCtcctaaaaaaaataacacTTCAACCATACCCATATACCCATATGTTGTCTTAAgaaaattacacatcatttattatcatattaatctGATTaatctgatatattttattttaacaatctcgaatattaataacatactatttttaaatcatAGCCAATCAGTATAGTCAATATTATAATGAGCACAATGTGTTAcatgttcagcaaattttacctaATATCTTATAAATCTAATTTAACCAATAAATATAGTCAATCTCGTTAGAAATGCTCCTCGATATACAGATAACGTTGTTATAAAAAGTTTCATCTCATATCATCAGAACTTAATACTTGTTATCAATGTCATTGTCGCGAATCGCGATTATCGATAAAGCACTTCGTATTCTTTTCACAACCAtgatactccctctatcccaaattagatggccccgttgactttgggcacacaatttaaggttcattgaccgcatagatacgtgacttattttcaaaattttatttttgcaaataaaaatttaaatatgaaattttcatttataaaagaaaaaatataaaaataaattttagaagtagacggtcaatgcacctaaagttgcgtgcccaaagtcaaagggaacatctaatttgggatggaggtagtatatCACAATAATATTCCATTCCCGGTACGCAGCATGAACActattactaatttatataataaatatatggatcacagtttaaatttatttaaagtaCAAGATAATGTTAGGATCGTAAAATGATTCTGTTGATACCGGATACCCTTCTACTCGAGTATTGagtcatattatttttaattttttcaaatttggtTTTGAGACCATTTTATTCAGATAAAAACTGATATTAGGTATTTGAGGTCACCGAATATGATCAAGTATCGtattttctgttttttaataATCGGATAGTTTATCCACTGAATATGAACCGAATATGATTCATTgacattaaatatcattatttattttgattatttaaataattatcatttagtctacACAAACataacattataaaatataataattttaaattaaaacttacaaTTATATGTAGGTATTAATAGtgaataattcaaatttaatgaagATTTACACTTaaattagataataaaattttgtaaaatgatGATTATTTACTAACAAATGTAATGGattataatttgtatatgagttcgaatcgaatatgaaccatGAGTCATATTGAGGTAGAATCATATTACGAAAATTTATATGAAACTTAATCTGAGCAGATTTAGGAGTGATCATATCCGGTTTAATTTTTCCATCAGATTTGAATCATTTTCAAAATCGATATACGagagatttaaaattatttcaagcCGGATATAAACCGAGACACCGGATAATCCATATCGATTAACTAGATAATAGATAATGTACACAAAATGTTACAAACTTGAAACTTGTCATAAAATTGTCCTctacaattttgtttttaaacGTAGTCCAAAAACATGACTCATTCATGTCGTACTATCTGAATTTTATTATAGAAAATTGTGtgtaaaatgataaaaatttaaatatctaattttgaaataatataaaattgataatttatacATACATGAGTACATAGAAAAATGAAAATCAGGAAAGAGCAAAATTTGAGAAGTTAGCGCCGAATGGAATTATAAGCGGGCATCGTGAAATTTCGAAAGATTTGGGAAGGCGGTGATGGGGCATTTAAATAGGGGAGATACATCTTCACAATTTGATTAGCAGCATTATAAAACCCTAGTCAAGCGAAGCGTCGTCTTGTTTAATCAACCAAACCTAATTCAATTCAATGGCGCGTACCAAGCAAACCGCTCGTAAATCCACCGGAGGAAAAGCCCCCAGGAAGCAACTCGCTACCAAGGTTTGGTGGcctctttctctttttttttttaaagctttctatatatttgtttgtgtaTTTGCTTTCGATTCTCTATTCGATGCTATCTCTATCTCTTTTGCCTTCTTTTGCCTGTTGTAGTGTGTATATTCATGTTTAGATCTGTTTCTGCGGATTTGTATATATTGTAttcgttttttattttttaattaatagatTATGGCTGAATCATCCTATAcatttttgtgtatatttatatttttttcaatttaactaGTGCTTTTGGGGCTATGTATTGACCTTGCATTCATCCAACTTGTGATCCTGAGTTTTAGGTTCCTGATGGAATTATAATCTGAAATGTGAAACGTGTTTTGTTAATGAGAATTGCATCAAATTAACATCTAACTCTATTTTCTTGTTTATAATTCGAGGCTGCAAGGAAATCAGCTCCGACTACTGGTGGAGTGAAGAAGCCCCATCGTTATCGCCCTGGAACTGTTGCTCTTCGGTAACATATCTTAAATCTGCCTTCTCGCTCTAATACACGGCTATGTAGTTAACCATACCCTCTGGCTAATTTTTTTTGCTTAAATATAAACAGTGAAATTCGCAAGTACCAGAAGAGTACTGAACTACTCATTCGTAAGCTCCCCTTCCAACGCCTTGTCCGTGAAATTGCGCAAGACTTCAAGGTATAGGATGTTATGGTTTAAACCTTTCTTGTGAGATTAATGACTAAGCTGTTGTACCCTTTATCGATTTTCTTCTTGTTATGGATTTTGTCTTATTTTTCTATCACTGATTATCTTCCCTGCACAGACGGATTTGCGCTTCCAGAGTCATGCTGTACTTGCTCTTCAGGAGGCTGCTGAAGCTTATCTTGTTGGCTTGTTTGAGGACACAAATCTCTGTGCTATCCATGCTAAACGAGTCACCATCATGCCCAAGGACATTCAGCTAGCAAGGCGTATCCGTGGTGAAAGGGCTTAAAGCGGATGGTTGcttgttttatgtttttgtcTATTAGTTCTCTGGTTCCTTGAAGTTTATTAGCTCAACTATTTAAACTTATGCTGTTATGTGACTTGAAGACTCGTTGAACTCGTTATGTTTAACTTTTGGGTATGTCAAAGATGTGCTATTACTTAATCTTCTACATTTAATTTCTGACTTTTAATCTGTTAGCAGCTCTCTGTGGTTTGTGCTTAGTTTTTTAGCATGACTTGTCTATTTGACATCTGGATTCATTCCATTTTTAGGGGGTTCTGGATTTTGGGTCTGTAGTCCATTCCTTTTAGTCTTGAGTGATAGTTTCAGGTTTGTTGGGATGTTAAGGCGTAATATTTAGAATAATATGCTGAGGGGAAACAGGAAGTATCTTTCTAATGGTTTGAGGTTGTTCATAACACTTGGGGTCTTTTTAGATTGTTGACCAAAATGGGCAATGGGAGTGCTACTGCTAATGCAGATAAATGAAAATGACTTAGAATATCAAGTTTTATATAGGGAATGAATTACTTGGTTAATTCTTGATGGGATTGATTTCATCTTCTAATCAAGCAAAGTGGTCATCCAAATAGTAGCACATTGGATAAAGCTTAAAGGAATGGATTATTGTTGTTTT of the Daucus carota subsp. sativus chromosome 4, DH1 v3.0, whole genome shotgun sequence genome contains:
- the LOC108192631 gene encoding histone H3.3, translated to MARTKQTARKSTGGKAPRKQLATKAARKSAPTTGGVKKPHRYRPGTVALREIRKYQKSTELLIRKLPFQRLVREIAQDFKTDLRFQSHAVLALQEAAEAYLVGLFEDTNLCAIHAKRVTIMPKDIQLARRIRGERA